From Zalophus californianus isolate mZalCal1 chromosome 16, mZalCal1.pri.v2, whole genome shotgun sequence, one genomic window encodes:
- the RSKR gene encoding ribosomal protein S6 kinase-related protein isoform X3: MGTVSCRQGQHAPVAASHKQGGNVRGPGVRGWKSLWSGVGTTRSGAEELWGLRAHQCPRQEPLRPAPLLIEKPLSEWPVPQFVSLFLPEFPIRPLKGHHQLKILGLVAKGSFGTVLKVIDCGQKAVFAVKVVPKVKVLQRDILRQCKEEVSIQRQINHPFVHGLGDSWQGKRHLFIMCSYCSTDLHSLWSSVGCFAEASIRLFAAELVLVLCYLHDLGIIHRDVKMENILLDERGHLKLTDFGLSRHLPQGTRAYTICGTLQYMAPEVLSGGPYNHAADWWSLGVLLFSLATGKFPVAAERDHVAMLASVTHYDFEIPASLNQGLSLLLHELLCQNPLHRLRYLHHFQVHPFFRGVAFDPELLRKQPVNFVMETQATQPSPSESMLFKDFDCNLESYLVHPSLA, from the exons ATGGGAACAGTGAGCTGTCGGCAGGGGCAACATGCCCCGGTGGCTGCTTCTCATAAG CAGGGTGGCAACGTCCGGGGTCCCGGGGTCCGAGGCTGGAAGAGCCTCTGGTCAGGTGTGGGGACTACCAGGTCAGGCGCGGAAGAGCTGTGGGGACTACGGGCGCATCAGTGCCCACGCCAGGAGCCCCTGCGGCCGGCCCCGCTGCTAATAGAGAAGCCTCTGTCTGAGTGGCCAGTGCCTCAGTTCGTCAGCCTTTTTCTGCCGGAGTTCCCCATTAGGCCCCTTAAGGGGCATCACCAGCTGAAG ATTTTAGGCCTTGTGGCTAAAGGCTCCTTCGGAACGGTCCTCAAGGTGATAGACTGTGGCCAGAAAGCAGTATTTGCAGTGAAG GTGGTGCCCAAGGTAAAGGTCCTACAGAGGGACATCCTGAGGCAGTGCAAAGAGGAGGTTAGCATCCAG CGACAGATCAACCATCCTTTTGTACACGGTTTGGGGGACAGCTGGCAGGGAAAACGGCACCTCTTCATTA TGTGCAGCTACTGCAGTACAGATCTTCActccctgtggtcctctgttGGCTGCTTTGCTGAGGCCTCCATCCGCCTCTTTGCTGCTGAACTGGTTCTGGTGCTGT GCTACCTCCATGATTTGGGCATCATCCATCGAGATGTGAAG ATGGAGAATATCCTTCTGGATGAACGAG GCCATCTGAAACTGACAGACTTTGGTCTGTCCCGCCACCTGCCCCAGGGAACCCGAGCCTATACTATCTGTGGCACTCTTCAATACATGG CCCCAGAGGTCCTGAGTGGAGGGCCTTACAACCATGCTGCTGATTGGTGGTCCCTGGGtgtcttgcttttctctctggcAACTGGGAAG tTCCCAGTGGCTGCAGAGAGAGATCATGTGGCCATGTTGGCAAGTGTGACCCACTATGATTTTGAGATCCCAGCTTCTCTTAACCAGGGGCTCTCACTCCTGCTCCATGAG CTTTTATGCCAGAATCCCCTCCATCGTCTGCGTTACTTGCATCACTTCCAGGTCCACCCTTTCTTTCGGGGTGTGGCCTTTGACCCAGAGCTCCTACGGAAGCAGCCAGTGAACTTTGTCATGGAGACACAAGCTACCCAGCCCAGTCCATCGGAGTCCATGCTTTTCAAGGATTTTGACTGTAACCTGGAGTCCTACCTGGTCCATCCCAGCCTTGCTTGA
- the RSKR gene encoding ribosomal protein S6 kinase-related protein isoform X5 produces the protein MGTVSCRQGQHAPVAASHKQGGNVRGPGVRGWKSLWSGVGTTRSGAEELWGLRAHQCPRQEPLRPAPLLIEKPLSEWPVPQFVSLFLPEFPIRPLKGHHQLKILGLVAKGSFGTVLKVIDCGQKAVFAVKRQINHPFVHGLGDSWQGKRHLFIMCSYCSTDLHSLWSSVGCFAEASIRLFAAELVLVLCYLHDLGIIHRDVKMENILLDERGHLKLTDFGLSRHLPQGTRAYTICGTLQYMAPEVLSGGPYNHAADWWSLGVLLFSLATGKFPVAAERDHVAMLASVTHYDFEIPASLNQGLSLLLHELLCQNPLHRLRYLHHFQVHPFFRGVAFDPELLRKQPVNFVMETQATQPSPSESMLFKDFDCNLESYLVHPSLA, from the exons ATGGGAACAGTGAGCTGTCGGCAGGGGCAACATGCCCCGGTGGCTGCTTCTCATAAG CAGGGTGGCAACGTCCGGGGTCCCGGGGTCCGAGGCTGGAAGAGCCTCTGGTCAGGTGTGGGGACTACCAGGTCAGGCGCGGAAGAGCTGTGGGGACTACGGGCGCATCAGTGCCCACGCCAGGAGCCCCTGCGGCCGGCCCCGCTGCTAATAGAGAAGCCTCTGTCTGAGTGGCCAGTGCCTCAGTTCGTCAGCCTTTTTCTGCCGGAGTTCCCCATTAGGCCCCTTAAGGGGCATCACCAGCTGAAG ATTTTAGGCCTTGTGGCTAAAGGCTCCTTCGGAACGGTCCTCAAGGTGATAGACTGTGGCCAGAAAGCAGTATTTGCAGTGAAG CGACAGATCAACCATCCTTTTGTACACGGTTTGGGGGACAGCTGGCAGGGAAAACGGCACCTCTTCATTA TGTGCAGCTACTGCAGTACAGATCTTCActccctgtggtcctctgttGGCTGCTTTGCTGAGGCCTCCATCCGCCTCTTTGCTGCTGAACTGGTTCTGGTGCTGT GCTACCTCCATGATTTGGGCATCATCCATCGAGATGTGAAG ATGGAGAATATCCTTCTGGATGAACGAG GCCATCTGAAACTGACAGACTTTGGTCTGTCCCGCCACCTGCCCCAGGGAACCCGAGCCTATACTATCTGTGGCACTCTTCAATACATGG CCCCAGAGGTCCTGAGTGGAGGGCCTTACAACCATGCTGCTGATTGGTGGTCCCTGGGtgtcttgcttttctctctggcAACTGGGAAG tTCCCAGTGGCTGCAGAGAGAGATCATGTGGCCATGTTGGCAAGTGTGACCCACTATGATTTTGAGATCCCAGCTTCTCTTAACCAGGGGCTCTCACTCCTGCTCCATGAG CTTTTATGCCAGAATCCCCTCCATCGTCTGCGTTACTTGCATCACTTCCAGGTCCACCCTTTCTTTCGGGGTGTGGCCTTTGACCCAGAGCTCCTACGGAAGCAGCCAGTGAACTTTGTCATGGAGACACAAGCTACCCAGCCCAGTCCATCGGAGTCCATGCTTTTCAAGGATTTTGACTGTAACCTGGAGTCCTACCTGGTCCATCCCAGCCTTGCTTGA
- the RSKR gene encoding ribosomal protein S6 kinase-related protein isoform X4 yields the protein MGTVSCRQGQHAPVAASHKQGGNVRGPGVRGWKSLWSGVGTTRSGAEELWGLRAHQCPRQEPLRPAPLLIEKPLSEWPVPQFVSLFLPEFPIRPLKGHHQLKVGQSLEGVSVLGRHLGMARVSIMLFLHFSVQILGLVAKGSFGTVLKVIDCGQKAVFAVKVVPKVKVLQRDILRQCKEEVSIQRQINHPFVHGLGDSWQGKRHLFIMCSYCSTDLHSLWSSVGCFAEASIRLFAAELVLVLCYLHDLGIIHRDVKMENILLDERGHLKLTDFGLSRHLPQGTRAYTICGTLQYMAPEVLSGGPYNHAADWWSLGVLLFSLATGKFPVAAERDHVAMLASVTHYDFEIPASLNQGLSLLLHEKKLGHRHTQEGRQQLSTSQWESLRRNQLC from the exons ATGGGAACAGTGAGCTGTCGGCAGGGGCAACATGCCCCGGTGGCTGCTTCTCATAAG CAGGGTGGCAACGTCCGGGGTCCCGGGGTCCGAGGCTGGAAGAGCCTCTGGTCAGGTGTGGGGACTACCAGGTCAGGCGCGGAAGAGCTGTGGGGACTACGGGCGCATCAGTGCCCACGCCAGGAGCCCCTGCGGCCGGCCCCGCTGCTAATAGAGAAGCCTCTGTCTGAGTGGCCAGTGCCTCAGTTCGTCAGCCTTTTTCTGCCGGAGTTCCCCATTAGGCCCCTTAAGGGGCATCACCAGCTGAAGGTAGGTCAGTCCCTGGAAGGGGTCTCAGTCTTGGGGAGACATCTAGGAATGGCCAGAGTTTCAATTATgctatttctccatttctctgtaCAGATTTTAGGCCTTGTGGCTAAAGGCTCCTTCGGAACGGTCCTCAAGGTGATAGACTGTGGCCAGAAAGCAGTATTTGCAGTGAAG GTGGTGCCCAAGGTAAAGGTCCTACAGAGGGACATCCTGAGGCAGTGCAAAGAGGAGGTTAGCATCCAG CGACAGATCAACCATCCTTTTGTACACGGTTTGGGGGACAGCTGGCAGGGAAAACGGCACCTCTTCATTA TGTGCAGCTACTGCAGTACAGATCTTCActccctgtggtcctctgttGGCTGCTTTGCTGAGGCCTCCATCCGCCTCTTTGCTGCTGAACTGGTTCTGGTGCTGT GCTACCTCCATGATTTGGGCATCATCCATCGAGATGTGAAG ATGGAGAATATCCTTCTGGATGAACGAG GCCATCTGAAACTGACAGACTTTGGTCTGTCCCGCCACCTGCCCCAGGGAACCCGAGCCTATACTATCTGTGGCACTCTTCAATACATGG CCCCAGAGGTCCTGAGTGGAGGGCCTTACAACCATGCTGCTGATTGGTGGTCCCTGGGtgtcttgcttttctctctggcAACTGGGAAG tTCCCAGTGGCTGCAGAGAGAGATCATGTGGCCATGTTGGCAAGTGTGACCCACTATGATTTTGAGATCCCAGCTTCTCTTAACCAGGGGCTCTCACTCCTGCTCCATGAG aagaaattaggacacagacacacacaagagGGAAGACAACAGCTATCTACAAGCCAGTGggaaagcctcagaagaaaccaactctgttga
- the RSKR gene encoding ribosomal protein S6 kinase-related protein isoform X1: protein MGTVSCRQGQHAPVAASHKQGGNVRGPGVRGWKSLWSGVGTTRSGAEELWGLRAHQCPRQEPLRPAPLLIEKPLSEWPVPQFVSLFLPEFPIRPLKGHHQLKVGQSLEGVSVLGRHLGMARVSIMLFLHFSVQILGLVAKGSFGTVLKVIDCGQKAVFAVKVVPKVKVLQRDILRQCKEEVSIQRQINHPFVHGLGDSWQGKRHLFIMCSYCSTDLHSLWSSVGCFAEASIRLFAAELVLVLCYLHDLGIIHRDVKMENILLDERGHLKLTDFGLSRHLPQGTRAYTICGTLQYMAPEVLSGGPYNHAADWWSLGVLLFSLATGKFPVAAERDHVAMLASVTHYDFEIPASLNQGLSLLLHELLCQNPLHRLRYLHHFQVHPFFRGVAFDPELLRKQPVNFVMETQATQPSPSESMLFKDFDCNLESYLVHPSLA, encoded by the exons ATGGGAACAGTGAGCTGTCGGCAGGGGCAACATGCCCCGGTGGCTGCTTCTCATAAG CAGGGTGGCAACGTCCGGGGTCCCGGGGTCCGAGGCTGGAAGAGCCTCTGGTCAGGTGTGGGGACTACCAGGTCAGGCGCGGAAGAGCTGTGGGGACTACGGGCGCATCAGTGCCCACGCCAGGAGCCCCTGCGGCCGGCCCCGCTGCTAATAGAGAAGCCTCTGTCTGAGTGGCCAGTGCCTCAGTTCGTCAGCCTTTTTCTGCCGGAGTTCCCCATTAGGCCCCTTAAGGGGCATCACCAGCTGAAGGTAGGTCAGTCCCTGGAAGGGGTCTCAGTCTTGGGGAGACATCTAGGAATGGCCAGAGTTTCAATTATgctatttctccatttctctgtaCAGATTTTAGGCCTTGTGGCTAAAGGCTCCTTCGGAACGGTCCTCAAGGTGATAGACTGTGGCCAGAAAGCAGTATTTGCAGTGAAG GTGGTGCCCAAGGTAAAGGTCCTACAGAGGGACATCCTGAGGCAGTGCAAAGAGGAGGTTAGCATCCAG CGACAGATCAACCATCCTTTTGTACACGGTTTGGGGGACAGCTGGCAGGGAAAACGGCACCTCTTCATTA TGTGCAGCTACTGCAGTACAGATCTTCActccctgtggtcctctgttGGCTGCTTTGCTGAGGCCTCCATCCGCCTCTTTGCTGCTGAACTGGTTCTGGTGCTGT GCTACCTCCATGATTTGGGCATCATCCATCGAGATGTGAAG ATGGAGAATATCCTTCTGGATGAACGAG GCCATCTGAAACTGACAGACTTTGGTCTGTCCCGCCACCTGCCCCAGGGAACCCGAGCCTATACTATCTGTGGCACTCTTCAATACATGG CCCCAGAGGTCCTGAGTGGAGGGCCTTACAACCATGCTGCTGATTGGTGGTCCCTGGGtgtcttgcttttctctctggcAACTGGGAAG tTCCCAGTGGCTGCAGAGAGAGATCATGTGGCCATGTTGGCAAGTGTGACCCACTATGATTTTGAGATCCCAGCTTCTCTTAACCAGGGGCTCTCACTCCTGCTCCATGAG CTTTTATGCCAGAATCCCCTCCATCGTCTGCGTTACTTGCATCACTTCCAGGTCCACCCTTTCTTTCGGGGTGTGGCCTTTGACCCAGAGCTCCTACGGAAGCAGCCAGTGAACTTTGTCATGGAGACACAAGCTACCCAGCCCAGTCCATCGGAGTCCATGCTTTTCAAGGATTTTGACTGTAACCTGGAGTCCTACCTGGTCCATCCCAGCCTTGCTTGA
- the RSKR gene encoding ribosomal protein S6 kinase-related protein isoform X2, producing MGTVSCRQGQHAPVAASHKQGGNVRGPGVRGWKSLWSGVGTTRSGAEELWGLRAHQCPRQEPLRPAPLLIEKPLSEWPVPQFVSLFLPEFPIRPLKGHHQLKVGQSLEGVSVLGRHLGMARVSIMLFLHFSVQILGLVAKGSFGTVLKVIDCGQKAVFAVKRQINHPFVHGLGDSWQGKRHLFIMCSYCSTDLHSLWSSVGCFAEASIRLFAAELVLVLCYLHDLGIIHRDVKMENILLDERGHLKLTDFGLSRHLPQGTRAYTICGTLQYMAPEVLSGGPYNHAADWWSLGVLLFSLATGKFPVAAERDHVAMLASVTHYDFEIPASLNQGLSLLLHELLCQNPLHRLRYLHHFQVHPFFRGVAFDPELLRKQPVNFVMETQATQPSPSESMLFKDFDCNLESYLVHPSLA from the exons ATGGGAACAGTGAGCTGTCGGCAGGGGCAACATGCCCCGGTGGCTGCTTCTCATAAG CAGGGTGGCAACGTCCGGGGTCCCGGGGTCCGAGGCTGGAAGAGCCTCTGGTCAGGTGTGGGGACTACCAGGTCAGGCGCGGAAGAGCTGTGGGGACTACGGGCGCATCAGTGCCCACGCCAGGAGCCCCTGCGGCCGGCCCCGCTGCTAATAGAGAAGCCTCTGTCTGAGTGGCCAGTGCCTCAGTTCGTCAGCCTTTTTCTGCCGGAGTTCCCCATTAGGCCCCTTAAGGGGCATCACCAGCTGAAGGTAGGTCAGTCCCTGGAAGGGGTCTCAGTCTTGGGGAGACATCTAGGAATGGCCAGAGTTTCAATTATgctatttctccatttctctgtaCAGATTTTAGGCCTTGTGGCTAAAGGCTCCTTCGGAACGGTCCTCAAGGTGATAGACTGTGGCCAGAAAGCAGTATTTGCAGTGAAG CGACAGATCAACCATCCTTTTGTACACGGTTTGGGGGACAGCTGGCAGGGAAAACGGCACCTCTTCATTA TGTGCAGCTACTGCAGTACAGATCTTCActccctgtggtcctctgttGGCTGCTTTGCTGAGGCCTCCATCCGCCTCTTTGCTGCTGAACTGGTTCTGGTGCTGT GCTACCTCCATGATTTGGGCATCATCCATCGAGATGTGAAG ATGGAGAATATCCTTCTGGATGAACGAG GCCATCTGAAACTGACAGACTTTGGTCTGTCCCGCCACCTGCCCCAGGGAACCCGAGCCTATACTATCTGTGGCACTCTTCAATACATGG CCCCAGAGGTCCTGAGTGGAGGGCCTTACAACCATGCTGCTGATTGGTGGTCCCTGGGtgtcttgcttttctctctggcAACTGGGAAG tTCCCAGTGGCTGCAGAGAGAGATCATGTGGCCATGTTGGCAAGTGTGACCCACTATGATTTTGAGATCCCAGCTTCTCTTAACCAGGGGCTCTCACTCCTGCTCCATGAG CTTTTATGCCAGAATCCCCTCCATCGTCTGCGTTACTTGCATCACTTCCAGGTCCACCCTTTCTTTCGGGGTGTGGCCTTTGACCCAGAGCTCCTACGGAAGCAGCCAGTGAACTTTGTCATGGAGACACAAGCTACCCAGCCCAGTCCATCGGAGTCCATGCTTTTCAAGGATTTTGACTGTAACCTGGAGTCCTACCTGGTCCATCCCAGCCTTGCTTGA